The Streptomyces tendae DNA segment GGACGGCGTCGACCCGGGCCGGCTGCACCTCGCGCTCGCCCAGCTCGCCGAACAGGACCCGCTGATCGGGCTGCGCCACGACGAACGGCGGCGCGAGACCTCCGTGTCGCTCTACGGCGAGGTGCAGAAGGAGATCGTCCAGGCCACCCTCGCCGAGGAGTACGGGCTCGACGTCACCTTCCGCGGCACCACCCCGCTGTGTGTGGAGCGGCTCGCCGGGTCGGGGGCGGCCGCCGAGTTCATCAAGCAGGACGGCAACCCCTTCATCGCCACGGTCGGGCTGCGGGTCGACCCCGCGTCGCCCGGCTCCGGCACGGACTTCCGGCTGGAGGTCGAGCTGGGCGCCATGCCGTACGCCTTCTTCAAGGCGGTGGAGGACACCGTGCGGGCCACGCTCGGGCAGGGGCCGCACGGCTGGCAGGTCACCGACTGCGCGGTCACCATGACGCACTGCGGGTACTGGCCCCGCCAGAGTCACGCCCACCAGCGCTTCGACAAGAGCATGTCGAGCACCGGCGCGGACTTCCGCGGGCTCACCCCGCTGGTGCTGATGGACGCGCTGCGGCGGGCCGGCACCGTGGTGCACGAGCCCGTGCACCGCTTTCGGATCGAGGCCCCGGCGGACACCCTGGGCGCCCTGCTGCCGGTGCTCGGCGGACTGGGCGCCGTGCCGCGGAGCACCGGCACCCGGGGCGCACTCGGCGTCCTGGACGGCACGGTGCCGGCGGCCCGGGTGCGGGAGCTGGAGCAGCGGCTGCCGGGGCTGACGCGGGGCGAGGGCGAGCTGGAGACCCGGTTCGGGCATTACGCGCCCGTCAGGCACGGCCCGGTGCCGCACCGCCCGCGCACCGACCACAACCCGCTGAACCGCAGGGAGTACTTGCTCAACGTGGTGCGGCGGGTGGGTGGTTGAGGTGCGCCGCCCACCCGCCGCCCCGGCCGGTTCAGCCGCCCGAGGGGGCGGTCCAGCCCTCGCGCACATGGCCGAGCCGGACCCGCTGCGGGTGGTCGCCGACGGGGACCGACACGGTCTTCTCGCCGGTCGCGAAGTCGATCGCGGTGACCCGGTCGGCCCCGCTCTCGGAGACCACGCAGGACTCGCCGTCACCGCTCACGGTCGCCCAGTACGGCTTGGAGACCGGGACGAGCGGCCCGTGCTCGAAGGTGTCGCGGTCGACCACCGTCGCGTAGTCGTCCATCGTGCCCGCCACGCACAGCTTCGCGCCGTCGGGCTTCATGGTGATGCCGTGGTGGCGCGAGTCGTTGACCCAGGTGGTGCGGTCCTCGCTGGTCGCCGGGTTCTTCGGCAGGGTCTTGACGCGGGTGATCCGGTCGGCCGCCACGTCGTACTCGAAGAAGCCGTTGAAGAACGACACCTGGAAGTACAGCTTCGACTCGTCGGGGGAGAAGGCCGCCGGGCGGACGGCGTCGGAGTGGTCCTTGAACCCGGCCGCGTTCAGCCGGTCCCGCATGTCGATGACCTTGACCTGCTGGAACGTCCGCGCGTCGGCGACCGTGATCTTGCGGTCGCCCTTCGTCCAGTCCAGCCAGGGGGCGTCCAGGTCGGTGTTCACCTCGCCGATGGACATGTTCCAGATGTAGCGGCCGTCGCTGCTGAAGACGTTCTCGTGCGGCTTGTCGCCCGTCTTGAACGAGCCGACCTGCTCGCCGGTCGTGATGTCGAGGACGTGCACCGTGTTGGACGTCGAGGCCGAGACGGCGACCCGGGTGCCGTCGGGCGACACGGCCATGTGGTCGGCCCGGTAACCGGACACGGCGAAACGCCAGTTGACCTTTCCGGTGGCCAGGTCGAGCGAGACGACGTCGGCGAAGCTGGGCCGGGAGACCACCACAGCGGTGCCGTCCGGGGTGGAGTACATGTCGTCGACGAACTGGTCGTGCCCCTCACCGACGCTGTTACGGATGGCCATGAAGTAGATCCAGCGGATCGGGTTGGCGTTGATCTCCGCCATCCGCTGCGCCTTGTCGGGGACCACGTCGATCCGGCCGATCCGGCCGAAGTCACCGCCCGACTCGATGACGTCGGCGGTGCCGTCCCAGTTGTTGCCCACGAACAGCACCTCCCGCAGGTCGGCGGAGGGCGCCTGGCCGGCGGCGCTCGCGACGCCGGCGGGGGCGGTGACGGTCAGGGCGAGAGCGGCGGCGAGGGTGCACAGGTGTCTGCTGCGGATCGGCATGGCGGGGTCTCCTCTTCGGGTGGGGGCACCATGAGTGGGACATGCCAATTGCGGGAGGGGAATCTGAACAGACGTGCTTTCAGAGTTAACTTACTGAAAAGTAGGTACGGGCGGGGCTTCTCCACAAGACCGCGGACACGACAAAATCGCCGGGAGCGAGGAGGGGGGGCCGATGGCGGGCAGACTGGGCCCACCGAGCGGCCGGTACGCCGGGAAGTCCGCCGAGGAGCGGAAGGCCGAGCGGCGCCGGCGCTTCCTCGACGCGGCCCTCGAACTCTTCGGCGGCGGACCCGGGTACCGGTCCACCACCGTCGCCGCCCTCAGCGAGGCGGCGGGACTGTCGACCCGTCAGTTCTACGAGGAGTTCCGCACCCTGGAGGACGTCCTCGCCGCGCTGCACCTCCAGGTCAACGACTGGGCCGAGGCGGCGGTCCTGACCGCGGCCGCCGAGGCGGCCGGCGCGCCGATCGCGCAACGCGCCGCGGCGATCTTCCGCGCCTACGCCGCCGACGTCACCCGCGACCCGCGCCGCATCCGCATCGCCTTCGTGGAGATCATCGGGGTGAGCACGCGCCTGGAGGAACAGCGGCTGGCCCGCCGCGCCCGCTGGGTCGACCTCATCTGTGCCGAGGCGGAGGCCGCCGTCGCCCGCGGCGAGGCGCCGCCCCGCGACCACCGCCTCGCCGCGACCGGGTTCATCGGCAGTGTCAACGGGCTGCTGCACGACTGGAACGCGGGGTGGGTCGAGGCCAACCTCGACGAGGTGGTGGACGAACTGGTCCGCCAGCTCCTGGCGATCCTCCGTCCGCCGGAGACGCCGAGGCCGGCCGGCTGACGGAGCGTCAACCGGCCGGGGCGATGTCGCCCGCGAAGATGATCATCTGGTCGATCAGTCCCCGCCTGAGGTGGACGACGTCCGTCCCGGCCAGCCGGGGCCCGTCGTCGGGGGTCGTGAACACCCACCGGTACCGGGCCCACTCGTCGGGCATGTCCACCCCCGAGCAGCGGACCATCGTGCCGGACCCGGCCGGGTGCCGCCGGATGTCCAGCACGAACCGCTCCACCGCCTCGATGCCCTCGCTGCGGCCCAGCGGACCCCAGAAGACCACGTCCGAGGTGAGCGCCTGGGACAGCAGCGAGGTCACGTAGGCGTCGTCGGAGGCGTTGAACGCCGAGATGAACGTGTCGATGGCCGACCGGGCGGTGTCTGCATGCATGCACCCAGTCATACCAGCCCGGGGTCAGCCGTCGGCCGGTGTCCCGGTGGTGAGGAGGTCGGTGAGACCGATGCGGTCGTAGAACTCGGAGCGGATCCGGTCGGCCACCTCGCTGACCCTCTCCGAACCGTCGTCGGCGGGGTCGACGGTCACCCGGAAAGGTCGCTCGCCCTTGGGCGCGTCGACCACCGCCACGATCGTGCGGGCGACCTCGCCCGCGTCCGCGTCCGGCGGCGACAGCGCGGCCAGCCGCTTGCCGACGTCGTCCATCAGCCCTTCGTACAGCTCGTCGTACGCCTCGGCCGTCGCCGTGTCCTCGGGATGCATCGCGTGCGCGAAGTGGTTGGTGCCGGAGGTGAACGAACCGGGCACGACGATCGAGGTGTCGATGCCGAACCGGGACAGCTCCACGGCGTAGCTCTTCGCCAGGTGGTCCATCGCCGCCTTGGCGCCGAAGTACGGGGCGAGGTACGGCGGCGTGCCGCCGTAGGTGCTGGTGGAGCCCACCCACACGAGCAGGCCGTCCCGGCGCTTGCGCATGAGAGGCAGCACCGCCCGGTTGACCCGCTGCGTGGACAGCACATTGGTGTCGTAGATCTCGGCGAGCTGCTCGGGGGTGAAGGACTCGGCGGGGCCGAGCACCATGTGGCCGGCGTTGTGGACGACCACGTCGACGCGTCCCGCCTCTGCGGTGACCGAGGCGACGGCCGCGTCCACCGACTCCTGGCGGGAGACGTCGAGTTCGACGGTGCGCAGGTCGACCTGGTGCTCCTCCGCGTACGCGCGGGCCTCGGCGACCGCAGACGCGTTGCGCCCGGTGGTGTGCCGCATCCCGGCGTAGACGGTGTGCCCGGCGTCCGCGAGGGCACGGGCGGTCAGCGCCCCGAAGCCGCTGGAGGCGCCGGTGATCAGGATGACGTGAGCGGACATGATGTGCTCCTGGGGAAGGCGAGGGGGCGGGGAGCGGGATCAGAAGACGATGACGCTGCGGCCGTGCGAGGTGCCCGCGTTCATCGCGTCCAGCACGGCCGGGGCCTCGTCCAGGCCGATCGGCGTGACGTCGGGAAGGATGTCGTGCGCGGCCGAGAAGGCCAGGGTGTCGCGCAGGTCGTGCGGCGAGCCGGACGGGGACGCCCCCACCCGCAGCCGGTTGAGGATCATCGGCTGGGTCGGCAGCACCAGCGGCTCCGGGCCGTAGCCGCACAGCATCAGGGTGCCGTCCGGGGCGAGCCCGCCGAGCGTGGCGGTGGCCGCCTCGGTGGACGGGGACGCGTTCAGCACCAGGTCCGCGCCGCCCTCCCATGCCTTGAGCGCCGGCGCCGGGTCCGACTCCTGGGCCGCGACGAACAGTTCCGCGCCGAGCGCCTTCGCCGCGTCCTCGCCGCGCCGGGACCGGCCGACGACGGCGACCCGCGCCCCCATGGCGACGGCGTACCGCACCGCCAGGGCGCCCACGCCCCCGGCGCCCACCACGGCGACCCGGGAACCGGCCCGTATCCCGCCCTGGCGCAGCCCGTTGAAGGCGGTCAGTCCGGCGCACATCAGCGGCGCGGCGGCCACCGGGTCCAGCCCGTGCGGCAGCGGCGTGACGAAGCCCGCCTTGAGCAGCACGTACGGGGCGTAACCGCCGTCCGCGACGATGCCGGTGATCACCTTGCGCGGGCAGAGGATCTGGTCGCCGCGCACGCAGTAGTCGCAGTGACCGCAGGAGTCGTACAGGAACTGGCCGCCCACGGCGGTGCCGACCTCGGGGAAGGTGACACCGGGTCCCACGGCCGTGACCACGCCGGTGATCTCGTGGCCCGGCACGACCGGGAAACGGGCGAACGGATAGTGGCCGCGCAGCAGGTTGAGGTCGGTGAAGCAGACCCCGCATGCGGTGACCTTGACGAGCACTTCGCCCGGACCCGGTTCGGGAACCTCCAGGTCCTGCAGGGCGAGGGGGGCGTCGGCCCCGACGGCGACGGCGGCACGCATCATGACGAACACTCCAGGAGAGGGGGAGGGGGCGGGCGGAGGACCGGTGTCGCCCGCGGTACACAGACCAGCGTGACCTGGGGTTTCCCGGAGGTCCAATGCTTCCTTCGGTGCCTACGATGACGTCAGTGCATCGGCGCAGGCAGCAGGGGAGAAGGCGGCATGGACGGCGGACAAACGGATCTGGACCTGCGCCGGCTGCGGTCCTTCGTCGCCGTCGCCGAACGGCTGCACTTCGGTCAGGCCGCGGCGGCCCTGCACGTCACCCAGCCCGCGCTCTCCCGGCAGATCCAGCAGCTGGAGCACGACCTCGGCGTGGTCCTCTTCCACCGCAGCAGCCGGGAGGTCGCCCTCACGCCCGCCGGCGAGCAGTTCCTCCACGACTCCCGGGAGCTCCTGGCCGCCGCCCGCGCCGCGCGGAACCGCGCCCGGCGGATCGCCGCGGGGGAGGGCGTGCTGAAGATCGGCTTCATGCTGAGTTCCGACATCACCGCGCCGCTGCACGCATTCTCCGCGCGCCGGCCGGAGGCGCGCATCGAACTGGTCCGGCTGCGCTGGTGGAGCCAGGCGACCGACCTGTCCGACGGCACCGCCGACGTCGGCTTCGTCCGCCTGCCCGTCGACTCCGACCGGCTGAGCGTGCTGCCGCTGTACCGGGAGCGGCTGTGCGCGGTGCTGCCCGTCCGCCATCCGATGGCCGGCGAGGCCGCGGTCGGGCTGCGCGACCTCGCCGACGAGCCGCTGCTGCGGTACGCGGGCGCCGCCCCCGCGTGGTCGGCCGTCTGGAACGCCGACCCCCGGCCCGACGGCACCCGGTGGCGGCGCGGGCCGGACGTGCACGACATGGAGGAGATCCTGGCGTACGTCCGCGCCGGGAGCGGTGTGGTGTTCGTGCCGGAGTCGGTCGCGGCGGTCTTCCCGCGCCCCGACATCGCCTACCTGCCCGTCACCGACGCACCGCCCGGGGAGGTGGCGCTCGCGTGGGACGGCGACCGCCCCTCGCCGCTCGTCGAGACCTTCGTGGACGCGACGAGGACGACGCTCACCGAGCCGGACGCGACGCGGGCCTGACGCTTCCGGCGGGACCCCGCGCCCGCGGTGTCACTCGTCCCACGCCTGGATCATCACCTGCCCCGTGATCTGCCCGTCGCGCAGCGTCAGCATGGACTCCGAGAGCACCCGCACCCCGTCGGGGTAGCGGCAGCTCTCGCAGTAGGCGGCGTGGTCGCCCTGCACGACGCACGCCTCCAGCGCGTGCGCCATGTCGCGGCTGTAGACGTCGTCCAGCATGGCGGCGATCTCGTCCTTGCCGTGGAGCACCTTCGGGTGGCTCGGCCCGCTCACGTGGTCCACGACGCGCAGCTCCGCGTCGTCCGCGTAGAGCGACGTCAGCATCGCCGGCGTGTCCGCCTCGATGCCCCGGCGCAGGGTGTCGGTGCCGAAGGCAGGGTGTGCGGCGGTCGTCATGTTGACCCACCTCCTCCGAGGCCGCGGCCCGGAACTCCGGCGGGCCCCTACGGCCTCTCCTACGAGCCTCCTCCGCCCCAGGGGCTTGGGCAAGCCCCACCGCCGGACGGGGCCGTGCCCCCAGGCGTCAGCCCGCCGTCGCCAGGAACTGCGTCGCGGCCAGCTCCGCGTACAGGGGGTCCGAGGCGACCAGTTCCCGGTGGGTGCCCGTGGCCCGGACCCGGCCCGCGTCCATCACCACGATGCGGTCGGCCGCCGTCACCGTGGACAGGCGGTGCGCGACCACCAGCACCGTGGTCGTGCGGGCCACGTCGGCGACGGTGTCCCGCAGCGCCGCCTCGTTCACCGCGTCCAGCTGCGAGGTCGCCTCGTCGAGCAGCAGCAGACGGGGCCGGCGCAGCAGGGCGCGGGCGATGGCGACCCGCTGCCGCTCACCGCCCGACAGCTTGGTGCCGCGATGTCCGACGAGGGTGTCGAGGCCGTCCGGCAGCCGGGAGACCAGGCCGTCGAGCCGGGTGGTCTTCAGCACCCGAGTCAGCGCGGCGTCGTCCGCCCCGGGGTTGCCCAGCAGCAGGTTGTCCCGCAGGGAACCCGACAGCACCGGCGCGTCCTGCTCCACGTACCCGATCGCGGCCCGCAGCTCCGGCAGGTCCCAGTCGGCCAGGTTCCGCCCGTCGACGGAGATCACGCCGGACTCGGGGTCGTAGAACCGCTCGATGAGGGAGAACACCGTGGTCTTGCCCGCGCCGGACGGGCCGACGAACGCGGTGAGCCCCTGCGCGGGCACGGTGAACGTCACCCCGTGGTGGACGTACGGCAGGTCGTCGGCGTAGCGGAACCGCACGTCCTCGAAGGCGACGGCCGCCGGGGCGGCACCGGGCGTCGGCAACTCGGCCGGGCGGGCGTCCGGTTCGGCGGGCAGCCGGAGCGCCTCCTGGATCCGGGCGAGCGCTGCGCTGCCCGCCTGGTACTGCGTGACCGCGCCGACGACCTGCGAGATCGGCGCCATCAGATAGAACACGAACAGCAGGAACGCCACCAGCGTCCCGATGTCGATGGCTCCCGTCGCCACCCGCGCGCCGCCCACCGCCAGCACCGTGATGAACGCCAGCTGCATCGCGAGCCCCGCCGTGTTGCCCGCCGCCGCCGACCACTTGGCGGCCCGCACGCTCATCCGCCACGACTCCCGCGCGGCCTCGTGCAGCGTGTGCTCCTCCCGCGGCTCGGCACCCGACGCCTTCACGGTGCGCAGCGCGCCCAGCACCCGCTCCAGCGAGGCCCCCATCACGCCCACCGCGTCCTGCGCCTGCCGGGACGCCCGCCGGATCCGGGGCACGATCACCCCGAGCATCGTCCCCGCCAGCGCGATCACGCCGAGGGTGACCGCCAGCAGCACCGGGTCCACGAAGCCCATCAGCACCACGGTGGCGACCAGCGTGAGGCCCCCGGTGCCCAGACCGATCAGCGAATCGGTGGTCACCTCGCGCAGCAGCGTGGTGTCGGAGGTGACGCGGGCCATCAGGTCGCCCGGCTCGGCGCGGTCCACGGCGGCGATGCGCAGCCGCAGCAGATACGAGGACAGCGTGCGCCGCGCCCCGAGCACCACCGACTCCGCCGTGCGCCGCAGCACGTAGGAACCCACCGCGCCCAGCACCGCGTTGGCGATCACCAGGGCCGACATCAGCAGCAGCGCACCGGTCACGGTCCGGTCGTTGGCGAGGTCGTCGATCAGCTCCCGGGCCACCAGCGGCAGCACCAGCCCCGTCGCACCGGTCACCAGGGACAGCGCCGCACCGCCCAGCAACGCCCACCGGTGCGGCCGTACGTACCCGAGAAGCAGTCGCCAGGCCGGCCGGCCGGTCTGTTCCCCTGCGATGCTCACGTGGCCCCCTCGGCGTCGGACGGATGTTCAGGCTACGTCGGCCGGGCGGCCGCCCCGCACGGTGGGCGGCGGAGCCGATCATTCCCACGTAGGGTCGGGAGACGACGGGGGAGACGGACCCGGCCGACTAAGGAGTCAGCACCATGGCCCAGGAAGTACGCGGCGTGATCGCACCCGGCAAGGACGAGCCGGTACGGATCGAGACGATCGTCGTACCCGACCCGGGACCCGGCGAGGCGGTCGTGCGCGTCCAGGCCTGCGGGGTGTGCCACACGGACCTGCATTACAAACAGGGCGGCATCAACGACGACTTCCCCTTCCTCCTCGGCCACGAGGCCGCAGGCGTCGTCGAGTCGGTCGGTGACGACGTCACCGACGTGGCGCCCGGGGACTTCGTGATCCTCAACTGGCGCGCGGTGTGCGGCACCTGCCGCGCCTGTCTGCGCGGACGCCCCTGGTACTGCTTCGACACGCACAACGCCAAACAGAAGATGACCCTGACCGACGGCACCGAGCTGTCGCCGGCGCTGGGCATCGGCGCCTTCGCCGAGAAGACGCTGGTCGCCGCCGGACAGTGCACCAAGGTCGACCCCGCCGTCGCGCCGGAGGTGGCCGGGCTGCTCGGCTGCGGCGTGATGGCCGGCATCGGCGCCGCGATCAACACCGGCAACGTGGGCCGCGGCGACTCGGTCGCCGTCATCGGCTGCGGCGGCGTCGGGGACGCGGCGATCGCCGGCTCCCGGCTGGCCGGCGCGGCGAAGATCATCGCCGTCGACATCGACGACCGCAAGCTGGACACCGCGCGCTCCATGGGCGCCACCCACACCGTCAACTCCCGTCAGACGGACCCGGTGGAGGCGATCCGGGAACTCACCGGCGGGTTCGGCGCCGACGTCGTCATCGAGGCCGTCGGCCGCCCCGAGACCTACCAGCAGGCCTTCTACGCCCGCGACCTGGCCGGCACGGTCGTCCTGGTCGGCGTGCCCACCCCCGAGATGAAGATCGAACTGCCGCTGCTCGACGTCTTCGGCCGCGGCGGCTCCCTCAAGTCCTCCTGGTACGGCGACTGTCTGCCCTCCCGGGACTTCCCGATGCTGATCGACCTCCACCTCCAGGGCCGCCTGGACCTCGGCGCGTTCGTCACCGAGACCATCGCCCTGGACGAGGTGGAGAAGGCGTTCGAGCGGATGCACCGCGGCGACGTGCTGCGTTCGGTGGTGGTGCTGTGATGACCGCCCGCATCGAACGACTCGTCACCTCCGGCCAGTTCAGCCTCGACGGCGGCACCTGGGACGTCGACAACAACGTCTGGATCGTCGGCGACGACCACGAGGCCGTCGTCATCGACGCGGCCCACGACGCCGACGCCATCGTCGAGGCCCTGGGCGACCGGCGCCTGACCGCCATCGTGTGCACCCACGCCCACAACGACCACATCGACGCCGCCCCCGCCCTCGCCGACCGCACCGGCGCCACGATCTGGCTGCACCCCGACGACCTGCACCTGTGGAAGCAGACCCACCCGGACCGCGACCCCGACGCCTGGCTCGCCGACGAGCAGGTGATCGAGGCCGGCGGCGCCGACCTCACCGTGCTGCACACCCCGGGACACGCACCCGGCGCGGTCTGCCTGTACGACCCGGGGCTCGCCGCCGTGTTCACGGGCGACACCC contains these protein-coding regions:
- a CDS encoding SDR family oxidoreductase, which codes for MSAHVILITGASSGFGALTARALADAGHTVYAGMRHTTGRNASAVAEARAYAEEHQVDLRTVELDVSRQESVDAAVASVTAEAGRVDVVVHNAGHMVLGPAESFTPEQLAEIYDTNVLSTQRVNRAVLPLMRKRRDGLLVWVGSTSTYGGTPPYLAPYFGAKAAMDHLAKSYAVELSRFGIDTSIVVPGSFTSGTNHFAHAMHPEDTATAEAYDELYEGLMDDVGKRLAALSPPDADAGEVARTIVAVVDAPKGERPFRVTVDPADDGSERVSEVADRIRSEFYDRIGLTDLLTTGTPADG
- a CDS encoding nuclear transport factor 2 family protein, which codes for MTTAAHPAFGTDTLRRGIEADTPAMLTSLYADDAELRVVDHVSGPSHPKVLHGKDEIAAMLDDVYSRDMAHALEACVVQGDHAAYCESCRYPDGVRVLSESMLTLRDGQITGQVMIQAWDE
- a CDS encoding MBL fold metallo-hydrolase gives rise to the protein MTARIERLVTSGQFSLDGGTWDVDNNVWIVGDDHEAVVIDAAHDADAIVEALGDRRLTAIVCTHAHNDHIDAAPALADRTGATIWLHPDDLHLWKQTHPDRDPDAWLADEQVIEAGGADLTVLHTPGHAPGAVCLYDPGLAAVFTGDTLFQGGPGATGRSFSHFPTIIDSIRDRLLTLPPETKVLTGHGDPTTIGAEAPHLEEWIARGH
- a CDS encoding alcohol dehydrogenase catalytic domain-containing protein; this encodes MMRAAVAVGADAPLALQDLEVPEPGPGEVLVKVTACGVCFTDLNLLRGHYPFARFPVVPGHEITGVVTAVGPGVTFPEVGTAVGGQFLYDSCGHCDYCVRGDQILCPRKVITGIVADGGYAPYVLLKAGFVTPLPHGLDPVAAAPLMCAGLTAFNGLRQGGIRAGSRVAVVGAGGVGALAVRYAVAMGARVAVVGRSRRGEDAAKALGAELFVAAQESDPAPALKAWEGGADLVLNASPSTEAATATLGGLAPDGTLMLCGYGPEPLVLPTQPMILNRLRVGASPSGSPHDLRDTLAFSAAHDILPDVTPIGLDEAPAVLDAMNAGTSHGRSVIVF
- a CDS encoding TetR/AcrR family transcriptional regulator; translated protein: MAGRLGPPSGRYAGKSAEERKAERRRRFLDAALELFGGGPGYRSTTVAALSEAAGLSTRQFYEEFRTLEDVLAALHLQVNDWAEAAVLTAAAEAAGAPIAQRAAAIFRAYAADVTRDPRRIRIAFVEIIGVSTRLEEQRLARRARWVDLICAEAEAAVARGEAPPRDHRLAATGFIGSVNGLLHDWNAGWVEANLDEVVDELVRQLLAILRPPETPRPAG
- a CDS encoding YncE family protein; this encodes MPIRSRHLCTLAAALALTVTAPAGVASAAGQAPSADLREVLFVGNNWDGTADVIESGGDFGRIGRIDVVPDKAQRMAEINANPIRWIYFMAIRNSVGEGHDQFVDDMYSTPDGTAVVVSRPSFADVVSLDLATGKVNWRFAVSGYRADHMAVSPDGTRVAVSASTSNTVHVLDITTGEQVGSFKTGDKPHENVFSSDGRYIWNMSIGEVNTDLDAPWLDWTKGDRKITVADARTFQQVKVIDMRDRLNAAGFKDHSDAVRPAAFSPDESKLYFQVSFFNGFFEYDVAADRITRVKTLPKNPATSEDRTTWVNDSRHHGITMKPDGAKLCVAGTMDDYATVVDRDTFEHGPLVPVSKPYWATVSGDGESCVVSESGADRVTAIDFATGEKTVSVPVGDHPQRVRLGHVREGWTAPSGG
- a CDS encoding nuclear transport factor 2 family protein, translating into MHADTARSAIDTFISAFNASDDAYVTSLLSQALTSDVVFWGPLGRSEGIEAVERFVLDIRRHPAGSGTMVRCSGVDMPDEWARYRWVFTTPDDGPRLAGTDVVHLRRGLIDQMIIFAGDIAPAG
- a CDS encoding LysR family transcriptional regulator, which gives rise to MDGGQTDLDLRRLRSFVAVAERLHFGQAAAALHVTQPALSRQIQQLEHDLGVVLFHRSSREVALTPAGEQFLHDSRELLAAARAARNRARRIAAGEGVLKIGFMLSSDITAPLHAFSARRPEARIELVRLRWWSQATDLSDGTADVGFVRLPVDSDRLSVLPLYRERLCAVLPVRHPMAGEAAVGLRDLADEPLLRYAGAAPAWSAVWNADPRPDGTRWRRGPDVHDMEEILAYVRAGSGVVFVPESVAAVFPRPDIAYLPVTDAPPGEVALAWDGDRPSPLVETFVDATRTTLTEPDATRA
- a CDS encoding ABC transporter ATP-binding protein: MSIAGEQTGRPAWRLLLGYVRPHRWALLGGAALSLVTGATGLVLPLVARELIDDLANDRTVTGALLLMSALVIANAVLGAVGSYVLRRTAESVVLGARRTLSSYLLRLRIAAVDRAEPGDLMARVTSDTTLLREVTTDSLIGLGTGGLTLVATVVLMGFVDPVLLAVTLGVIALAGTMLGVIVPRIRRASRQAQDAVGVMGASLERVLGALRTVKASGAEPREEHTLHEAARESWRMSVRAAKWSAAAGNTAGLAMQLAFITVLAVGGARVATGAIDIGTLVAFLLFVFYLMAPISQVVGAVTQYQAGSAALARIQEALRLPAEPDARPAELPTPGAAPAAVAFEDVRFRYADDLPYVHHGVTFTVPAQGLTAFVGPSGAGKTTVFSLIERFYDPESGVISVDGRNLADWDLPELRAAIGYVEQDAPVLSGSLRDNLLLGNPGADDAALTRVLKTTRLDGLVSRLPDGLDTLVGHRGTKLSGGERQRVAIARALLRRPRLLLLDEATSQLDAVNEAALRDTVADVARTTTVLVVAHRLSTVTAADRIVVMDAGRVRATGTHRELVASDPLYAELAATQFLATAG
- a CDS encoding S-(hydroxymethyl)mycothiol dehydrogenase; the protein is MAQEVRGVIAPGKDEPVRIETIVVPDPGPGEAVVRVQACGVCHTDLHYKQGGINDDFPFLLGHEAAGVVESVGDDVTDVAPGDFVILNWRAVCGTCRACLRGRPWYCFDTHNAKQKMTLTDGTELSPALGIGAFAEKTLVAAGQCTKVDPAVAPEVAGLLGCGVMAGIGAAINTGNVGRGDSVAVIGCGGVGDAAIAGSRLAGAAKIIAVDIDDRKLDTARSMGATHTVNSRQTDPVEAIRELTGGFGADVVIEAVGRPETYQQAFYARDLAGTVVLVGVPTPEMKIELPLLDVFGRGGSLKSSWYGDCLPSRDFPMLIDLHLQGRLDLGAFVTETIALDEVEKAFERMHRGDVLRSVVVL